In the genome of Monodelphis domestica isolate mMonDom1 chromosome 2, mMonDom1.pri, whole genome shotgun sequence, one region contains:
- the LOC100023509 gene encoding gamma-crystallin B, with amino-acid sequence MGKITFYEDRHFQGRCYECSSDCADLQTYFSRCNSVRVDSGSWVLYEQPSYKGCQYFLRRGEYSDYRQWMGSSDSVRSCRLVPRHEGSYRLRIYERENCAGQMMEFTEDCSSVHEHFHQQDVLSCNVLDGYWVFYEQPSYRGRQYFLRPGEYRRHTEWGASTAVLGSFRRATDSN; translated from the exons ATGGGCAAG ATCACCTTCTACGAGGACCGCCATTTCCAAGGCCGCTGCTACGAGTGCAGCAGTGACTGTGCCGACCTGCAGACCTACTTCAGCCGCTGCAACTCAGTGCGCGTGGACAGTGGCTCCTGGGTGCTGTACGAGCAGCCCAGCTACAAAGGCTGCCAGTACTTCCTGCGGCGCGGAGAGTACTCGGACTACCGCCAGTGGATGGGAAGCAGCGACTCGGTCCGCTCCTGCCGCCTCGTGCCCAGG CACGAAGGCTCCTACCGCCTGCGGATCTACGAGAGGGAGAACTGCGCCGGGCAGATGATGGAGTTCACTGAGGACTGCTCGTCCGTGCACGAGCACTTCCACCAGCAGGACGTGCTGTCCTGCAACGTCCTGGACGGCTACTGGGTCTTCTACGAGCAGCCCAGCTACCGCGGCCGCCAGTACTTCCTGCGGCCCGGCGAGTACCGGCGCCACACCGAGTGGGGGGCCAGCACGGCCGTCCTGGGCTCCTTCCGGCGGGCCACGGACAGCAACTAG